A section of the Oncorhynchus nerka isolate Pitt River linkage group LG3, Oner_Uvic_2.0, whole genome shotgun sequence genome encodes:
- the LOC115116065 gene encoding growth hormone-regulated TBC protein 1-A-like, with amino-acid sequence MGCVFTCYGQFGGVHAMESETNGNISSQLHLNNRINANDRVDTYGFEKPEGYESYEEMMAQYVAVLTRQSVKWSKLLQGKAHVENNLKVKRYVRKGVPNEYRAQIWMAASGAQEHLEKNPGYYHSLLGTEQQHDAKLEETVRIDMHRTFPENVQFRKSSEPCLQKALYNVLLAYGHHNQVVGYCQGMNFIAGYLIIITKDEEKSFWLMDALLGRILPDYYSPAMLGLKTDQEVLGELVRVKAPAVWQTMVQHNVMWSLVVSQWFICLYIDVLPVETVLRIWDCLFYEGSKILFRVALTLIRHHQAEILQARSMVEVCERFKLITQGAFTYDCRTFMQEIFREPGSLSMATITKLRETYRERIVAEETRLCP; translated from the exons ATGGGGTGCGTTTTCACATGTTACGGTCAATTCGGAGGAGTTCACGCTATGGAGAGTGAAACGAACGGAAACATCTCTTCCCAGCTTCACCTGAACAACCGCATTAACGCGAATGACAG GGTTGACACCTATGGGTTTGAGAAGCCTGAGGGTTATGAATCCTATGAGGAGATGATGGCTCAATATGTAGCCGTTCTCACCAGGCAGTCTGTCAAGTGGTCCAAACTCCTGCAGGGGAAAGCCCATGTGGAAAATAACCTgaagg TGAAGCGGTATGTGCGTAAGGGTGTGCCCAACGAGTACCGAGCCCAGATCTGGATGGCAGCCAGCGGGGCCCAGGAACACCTGGAGAAGAACCCGGGGTACTACCACTCTCTGCTGGGCACCGAGCAGCAGCACGACGCCAAGCTGGAGGAGACCGTCCGCATAG ACATGCACAGGACATTCCCCGAAAACGTGCAGTTCCGGAAGAGCTCTGAGCCCTGTCTGCAGAAGGCTCTGTACAATGTGCTGCTGGCATACGGACACCACAACCAGGTTGTGGGATACTGCCAG gGTATGAATTTCATTGCAGGCTacctcatcatcatcactaagGATGAAGAGAAGTCCTTCTGGCTGATGGATGCTTTATTGGGAAGAATACTCCCCG ACTACTACAGCCCAGCCATGCTGGGGTTGAAGACGGACCAGGAGGTGTTGGGGGAGCTGGTAAGGGTCAAAGCCCCAGCCGTGTGGCAGACCATGGTCCAACACAACGTCATGTGGTCCTTGGTGGTCTCCCAATGGTTCATCTGCCTCTACATCGACGTTCTGCCTGTAGAG ACAGTTCTGCGGATCTGGGATTGCCTGTTTTACGAGGGTTCTAAGATCCTGTTCCGCGTGGCCTTGACTCTGATTCGCCACCACCAGGCTGAGATCCTGCAGGCCCGCTCCATGGTCGAGGTGTGTGAGCGCTTCAAACTGATCACCCAGGGAGCCTTTACATACGACTGCCGCACCTTCATGCAG GAAATCTTCAGGGAACCAGGAAGTCTCTCCATGGCAACCATCACTAAGCTGCGGGAGACGTACAGAGAGCGTATCGTGGCGGAGGAGACCAGACTCTGCCCCTGA